From Streptomyces durmitorensis, a single genomic window includes:
- the ftsZ gene encoding cell division protein FtsZ — MAAPQNYLAVIKVIGVGGGGVNAINRMIEVGLKGVEFIAINTDAQALLMSDADVKLDVGRELTRGLGAGANPAVGRKAAEDHREEIEEVLKGADMVFVTAGEGGGTGTGGAPVVANIARSLGALTIGVVTRPFTFEGRRRANQAEDGIAELREEVDTLIVIPNDRLLSISDRQVSVLDAFKSADQVLLSGVQGITDLITTPGLINLDFADVKSVMSEAGSALMGIGSARGDDRAVAAAEMAISSPLLEASIDGARGVLLSISGGSDLGLFEINEAAQLVSEAAHPEANIIFGAVIDDALGDEVRVTVIAAGFDGGQPPSKRDTVLGSASSAKQRDEQPAATSRPAESSRSPYGGLGSVTSHDEPSSPEPAEAPVVNEAPSAPVAPPQVPPARPYQDSQAEELDVPDFLK; from the coding sequence GTGGCAGCACCGCAGAACTACCTCGCAGTCATCAAAGTCATCGGTGTCGGCGGCGGTGGTGTCAATGCCATCAACCGGATGATCGAGGTCGGTCTCAAGGGCGTCGAGTTCATCGCCATCAACACCGACGCGCAAGCCCTGTTGATGAGCGACGCCGACGTCAAGCTCGACGTCGGCCGTGAACTCACCCGTGGCCTCGGCGCCGGAGCCAACCCGGCAGTCGGCCGCAAGGCGGCAGAAGACCACCGCGAGGAGATCGAGGAGGTCCTCAAGGGGGCCGACATGGTCTTCGTCACCGCCGGCGAAGGCGGTGGCACCGGCACGGGCGGCGCACCTGTCGTCGCCAACATCGCTCGCTCCCTGGGCGCCCTGACCATCGGCGTCGTCACCCGGCCGTTCACCTTCGAGGGCCGTCGTCGCGCCAATCAGGCCGAGGACGGGATCGCGGAGCTGCGCGAAGAGGTCGACACCCTCATCGTCATCCCCAACGACCGGCTCCTGTCCATCTCGGACCGGCAGGTCAGCGTTCTGGACGCCTTCAAGTCGGCGGACCAGGTCCTGCTCTCCGGTGTCCAGGGCATCACCGACCTCATCACGACCCCCGGTCTGATCAACCTCGACTTCGCCGACGTCAAGTCGGTCATGTCCGAGGCGGGTTCGGCCCTCATGGGCATCGGCTCGGCGCGCGGCGACGACCGCGCGGTGGCCGCCGCCGAGATGGCGATCTCCTCGCCGCTCCTGGAGGCGTCCATCGACGGAGCGCGGGGAGTCCTGCTCTCCATCTCCGGCGGCTCCGACCTCGGCCTCTTCGAGATCAACGAAGCGGCCCAACTGGTCAGCGAGGCGGCCCACCCCGAGGCCAACATCATCTTCGGCGCCGTCATCGACGACGCCCTGGGCGACGAGGTCCGGGTCACCGTCATCGCGGCGGGCTTCGACGGCGGTCAGCCACCGTCCAAGCGGGACACCGTCCTCGGCTCGGCGTCGTCGGCCAAGCAGCGTGACGAGCAGCCGGCGGCCACGAGCCGTCCGGCCGAGTCGTCCCGTTCGCCCTACGGCGGCCTCGGCAGCGTCACGTCGCACGACGAGCCCTCGTCCCCGGAGCCCGCCGAGGCGCCCGTGGTCAACGAAGCCCCGTCCGCGCCCGTGGCCCCGCCGCAGGTTCCGCCGGCCCGTCCGTACCAGGACAGCCAGGCCGAAGAGCTGGACGTGCCGGACTTCCTGAAGTGA
- the pgeF gene encoding peptidoglycan editing factor PgeF produces MISRHSTASGAHFAFTDRWGGVSAVPYEELNLGGAVGDDPQAVRTNRGLAATALGIDPARVVWMNQVHGPDVVVVDGPWGSDAEIPAVDAVVTARRGLALAVLTADCTPVLLADPVAKVAAAAHAGRPGMLAGVVPAAVEAMVKLGADPARVIARTGPAVCGRCYEVPKEMRADAAAIEPAAYAETSWGTPAVDVTAGVHAQLERLGVRDREQSPVCTLESGDHFSYRRDRTTGRLAGYVWLD; encoded by the coding sequence GTGATAAGCCGGCACAGCACTGCGAGCGGCGCGCACTTCGCCTTCACCGACAGGTGGGGCGGGGTGAGCGCCGTTCCGTACGAAGAGCTCAACCTCGGCGGTGCGGTCGGCGACGACCCGCAGGCCGTGCGCACGAACCGCGGGCTCGCCGCCACGGCCCTCGGCATCGACCCGGCGCGGGTCGTCTGGATGAACCAGGTCCACGGCCCCGATGTCGTCGTGGTCGACGGACCCTGGGGCAGCGATGCCGAGATCCCGGCGGTCGACGCCGTGGTGACCGCTCGCCGGGGCCTCGCCCTGGCGGTCCTCACCGCGGACTGCACGCCCGTCCTGCTCGCCGACCCGGTCGCCAAGGTCGCGGCGGCGGCTCACGCGGGGCGTCCCGGCATGCTGGCGGGGGTCGTCCCCGCCGCCGTCGAGGCGATGGTGAAGCTGGGCGCCGACCCGGCCCGCGTCATCGCCCGCACCGGACCCGCCGTCTGCGGCCGCTGCTACGAAGTGCCGAAGGAGATGCGCGCCGATGCCGCCGCGATCGAGCCGGCGGCGTACGCCGAGACGAGCTGGGGCACTCCGGCGGTCGACGTGACCGCGGGGGTGCACGCCCAGCTGGAGCGGCTCGGGGTGCGCGACCGGGAGCAGTCGCCGGTGTGCACCCTGGAATCCGGTGACCACTTCTCGTACCGCCGCGACCGGACCACCGGTCGTCTCGCGGGCTATGTCTGGCTGGACTGA
- a CDS encoding YggS family pyridoxal phosphate-dependent enzyme, with translation MTDRKSQLTANLAEVEERIAAACGAAGRKREEVTLIVVTKTYPASDVRILSELGVRHVAENRDQDAAPKAADCADLPLTWHFVGQLQTNKVRSVVSYADVVQSVDRPKLVTALSAGAVRAERELGCLIQVALDAEENGRGERGGVGPGGIEELAGLVAQAPGLRLDGLMTVAPLTGPYAGRQQAAFERLMEFSTLMRAAHPAANMVSAGMSADLEQAVAAGATHVRVGTAVLGVRPGLG, from the coding sequence ATGACGGACCGTAAGTCTCAACTCACCGCAAATCTGGCGGAGGTCGAAGAGCGCATCGCCGCGGCGTGCGGGGCGGCCGGGCGCAAGCGGGAGGAGGTGACCCTGATCGTGGTCACCAAGACCTACCCCGCGAGCGATGTGCGGATCCTCTCGGAGCTCGGCGTCCGGCACGTCGCCGAGAACCGCGACCAGGACGCGGCCCCCAAGGCCGCCGACTGTGCGGACCTTCCCCTTACTTGGCACTTTGTCGGTCAATTGCAGACCAACAAGGTCCGTTCTGTGGTCAGTTATGCCGATGTGGTCCAGTCCGTGGACCGCCCCAAGCTCGTCACGGCACTCTCGGCGGGGGCCGTGCGCGCGGAGCGGGAACTCGGCTGCCTGATCCAGGTCGCCCTCGACGCCGAGGAGAACGGGCGGGGCGAGCGCGGGGGCGTGGGCCCCGGCGGAATCGAGGAGTTGGCCGGACTCGTGGCACAGGCTCCGGGGCTGCGGCTCGACGGTCTGATGACCGTGGCGCCGCTCACCGGTCCGTACGCGGGGCGGCAACAGGCGGCGTTCGAGCGGCTGATGGAATTCTCAACCCTTATGCGCGCGGCTCATCCGGCTGCGAACATGGTGTCGGCAGGGATGAGTGCGGACCTCGAACAGGCCGTGGCGGCCGGGGCGACACATGTGCGCGTCGGTACGGCGGTACTCGGAGTCCGACCCGGGCTCGGGTAA
- a CDS encoding cell division protein SepF — MAGAMRKMAVYLGLVEDDGYDGPGFDPDDEFEPEPEPERDRRRHEPPHQSHQSRQAHVSERDESVRVVQPPAQREPVAHSASLAAESGRPARIAPVASITPERQSLEKNAPVIMPKVVSEREPYRITTLHPRTYNEARTIGEHFREGTPVIMNLTEMDDTDAKRLVDFAAGLVFGLHGSIERVTQKVFLLSPANVDVTAEDKARIAEGGFFNQS; from the coding sequence ATGGCCGGCGCGATGCGCAAGATGGCGGTCTACCTCGGCCTCGTGGAGGACGATGGGTACGACGGTCCGGGGTTCGACCCCGATGACGAGTTCGAACCCGAGCCGGAGCCCGAGCGGGACCGCAGGCGGCATGAACCGCCACACCAGTCGCACCAGTCCCGTCAGGCGCACGTGTCTGAAAGGGACGAATCGGTACGAGTGGTGCAGCCCCCCGCACAGCGTGAGCCGGTCGCCCATTCCGCTTCGCTAGCCGCGGAATCCGGACGTCCGGCGCGAATCGCCCCCGTGGCATCCATCACACCTGAACGCCAGAGCCTGGAGAAGAACGCACCGGTGATCATGCCCAAGGTTGTGTCCGAGCGGGAGCCCTACCGCATCACCACGCTGCACCCCCGGACCTACAACGAGGCCCGTACCATCGGGGAACACTTCCGCGAAGGCACTCCGGTGATCATGAATCTGACCGAGATGGACGACACGGATGCGAAGCGACTTGTCGACTTTGCCGCCGGTCTCGTCTTCGGCCTTCATGGCAGCATTGAGCGAGTGACGCAGAAGGTGTTCCTGTTGTCGCCTGCTAACGTCGATGTAACGGCGGAGGACAAGGCTCGCATCGCAGAGGGCGGGTTCTTCAACCAGAGCTGA
- a CDS encoding YggT family protein, with translation MSVVLQVLYIALMCFLIVLIFRLVMDYVFQFARSWQPGKAMVVVLEATYTVTDPPLKLLRRFIPPLRLGGVALDLSFFVLMIIVYILITVVSGL, from the coding sequence ATGAGCGTGGTCTTGCAAGTGCTTTACATCGCGCTGATGTGCTTCCTCATCGTGTTGATCTTCCGGTTGGTCATGGACTACGTCTTCCAGTTCGCCCGCTCATGGCAACCCGGCAAGGCGATGGTGGTCGTTCTGGAGGCCACCTACACTGTCACTGATCCACCGCTCAAGCTTCTGCGGCGGTTCATTCCGCCGCTGCGTCTCGGGGGCGTGGCGCTCGACCTGTCCTTCTTCGTACTGATGATCATCGTCTACATCCTGATCACCGTCGTGAGCGGCTTGTGA
- a CDS encoding DivIVA domain-containing protein, whose product MPLTPEDVRNKQFTTVRLREGYDEDEVDAFLDEVEAELTRLLRENEDLRAKLAAATRAAAQNQQQGGMRKPPEPQDQRGPGAPVPAAISGPQPVPPQQHQQQQHPQHQQMGGPPQLPGGAPQLPAGPSGHGPQGGPQGPGPMGQGGPMGGPMGGPMGGHGPQMPQPGQGPGGDSAARVLSLAQQTADQAIAEARSEANKIVGEARSRAEGLERDARAKADALERDAQEKHRVAMGSLESARATLERKVEDLRGFEREYRTRLKSYLESQLRQLETQADDSLAPPRTPATASLPPSPAPSMAPAGAGAPSYGGQQSMGGNQQNAGPSYGGQQQMSPAMTQPMAPVRPQAPQPMQQAPSPMRGFLIDEDDN is encoded by the coding sequence ATGCCGTTGACCCCCGAGGACGTGCGGAACAAGCAGTTCACGACCGTCCGCCTCCGAGAAGGCTATGACGAGGACGAGGTCGATGCCTTCCTCGATGAGGTCGAAGCCGAACTGACTCGCTTGCTCCGCGAGAACGAAGACCTGCGCGCCAAACTGGCAGCAGCGACCCGCGCCGCTGCGCAGAACCAGCAGCAGGGCGGGATGCGCAAGCCTCCGGAACCGCAGGACCAGCGCGGTCCGGGCGCCCCCGTGCCCGCCGCAATATCGGGTCCGCAGCCGGTGCCGCCGCAGCAGCACCAGCAGCAGCAACATCCGCAGCACCAGCAGATGGGCGGTCCGCCGCAGCTGCCCGGTGGCGCGCCGCAGCTGCCCGCAGGACCCAGTGGGCACGGCCCGCAGGGCGGTCCGCAGGGTCCCGGCCCGATGGGTCAGGGCGGTCCGATGGGCGGCCCCATGGGTGGTCCCATGGGCGGCCACGGCCCGCAGATGCCCCAGCCCGGCCAGGGCCCCGGTGGCGACAGCGCCGCTCGCGTGCTCTCCCTTGCCCAGCAGACCGCTGACCAGGCGATCGCGGAGGCCCGTTCCGAGGCCAACAAGATCGTCGGCGAGGCTCGCTCGCGCGCCGAGGGCCTTGAGCGTGACGCCCGTGCCAAGGCCGATGCCCTGGAGCGGGACGCGCAGGAGAAGCACCGCGTGGCGATGGGCTCCCTGGAGTCCGCTCGCGCCACGCTGGAGCGCAAGGTCGAGGACCTGCGCGGCTTCGAGCGCGAGTACCGCACGCGTCTGAAGTCCTACCTGGAGTCGCAGCTCCGTCAGCTGGAGACCCAGGCCGACGACTCGCTGGCACCGCCGCGGACCCCGGCGACGGCTTCCCTTCCGCCGTCCCCGGCGCCTTCCATGGCACCGGCCGGCGCGGGCGCCCCGTCGTACGGCGGTCAGCAGTCGATGGGCGGCAACCAGCAGAACGCCGGTCCGTCCTACGGCGGCCAGCAGCAGATGTCGCCGGCGATGACCCAGCCGATGGCGCCGGTGCGGCCGCAGGCCCCGCAGCCCATGCAGCAGGCCCCGTCGCCGATGCGTGGCTTCCTCATCGACGAGGACGACAACTGA
- the ileS gene encoding isoleucine--tRNA ligase, producing the protein MNTQPQYRQVPAQVDLPALEHAVLDFWREQKIFAKSLEQSEGRPEWVFYEGPPTANGMPGAHHIEARVFKDVFPRFRTMRGYHVARKAGWDCHGLPVELAVEKELGFNGKKDIEAYGIAEFNAKCRESVTRHTDAFADLTTRMGYWTDLDGAYRTMNPEYIESVWWSLKEIFNKDLLVQDHRVAPWCPRCGTGLSDHELAQGYETVVDPSVFVRFPLTSGPLAGEAALLVWTTTPWTLVSNTAVAAHPDVTYVVATNGEEKLVVAEPLLEKALGEGWEVTGKTFTGAEMERWNYQRPFELVEFPAPAHYVVNADYVTTEDGTGLVHQSPAFGEDDLKVCRSYGLPVVNPVRPDGTFEEDVPLVGGVFFKKADEKLTEDLQDRGLLFKHIPYEHSYPHCWRCHTALLYYAQPSWYIRTTAIKDRLLQENEKTNWFPDSVKHGRFGDWLTNNVDWALSRNRYWGTPLPIWRCEEGHLTCVGSRAELSDLTGTDQSELDPHRPYIDAVTFPCPTCQETATRVPEVIDAWYDSGSMPFAQWGYPHKNKELFESRYPAQFISEAIDQTRGWFYTLMAVGTLVFDKSSYENVVCLGHILAEDGRKMSKHLGNTLDPIPLMDQHGADAVRWFMAAGGSPWAARRVGHGTIQEVVRKTLLTYWNTVAFQALYARTSKWAPSDADPAPAERPLLDRWLLSELHALTDQVTQALEGYDTQRAGKLLSTFVDNLSNWYVRRSRRRFWQGDKAALRTLHEVLETVTRLIAPLTPFIAERVWQDLVVSVTPDAPESVHLTSWPEADLSAIDPDLSRQMVLVRRLVELGRATRAESGVKTRQPLSRALVAATGFESLNPELHAQITEELNVSSLASLSEVGGSLVDTTAKANFRALGKRFGKGVQAVAKAVADADAAALSLALREGTASVEVDGEKITLAPDEVIITETPREGWSVASDSGATVALDLEITEELRRAGLARDAIRLIQEARKNSGLDVADRIALRWTSTDPAVVTALSDHADLIGDEVLATAFLNEHSAQGEADEAYGETFTDESLSLTFRLRKA; encoded by the coding sequence TTGAACACGCAGCCGCAGTACCGCCAGGTGCCCGCCCAGGTCGACCTGCCCGCCCTTGAGCACGCCGTGCTCGACTTCTGGCGCGAGCAGAAGATCTTCGCCAAGAGCCTGGAGCAGTCCGAGGGCCGCCCCGAGTGGGTCTTCTACGAGGGCCCGCCCACCGCCAACGGCATGCCGGGCGCCCACCACATCGAGGCCCGCGTCTTCAAGGACGTCTTCCCGCGCTTCCGCACCATGCGGGGCTACCACGTCGCCCGCAAGGCCGGCTGGGACTGCCACGGCCTGCCGGTCGAGCTCGCGGTCGAGAAGGAGCTCGGGTTCAACGGCAAGAAGGACATCGAGGCGTACGGCATCGCCGAGTTCAACGCCAAGTGCCGCGAGTCCGTGACCCGGCACACCGACGCCTTCGCCGACCTCACGACCCGCATGGGGTACTGGACCGACCTCGACGGCGCGTACCGCACGATGAACCCCGAGTACATCGAATCGGTCTGGTGGTCCCTGAAGGAGATCTTCAACAAGGACCTCCTGGTCCAGGACCACCGCGTCGCCCCCTGGTGCCCGCGCTGCGGCACCGGCCTCTCCGACCACGAGCTGGCGCAGGGCTACGAAACGGTCGTCGACCCGTCCGTGTTCGTGCGCTTCCCGCTCACCTCCGGCCCCCTCGCGGGCGAGGCGGCCCTCCTGGTGTGGACGACCACTCCGTGGACCCTCGTCTCGAACACCGCGGTCGCCGCGCACCCGGACGTCACGTACGTCGTCGCGACGAACGGCGAAGAGAAGCTCGTGGTCGCCGAGCCGCTTCTCGAGAAGGCACTCGGCGAGGGCTGGGAGGTCACCGGCAAGACCTTCACCGGCGCCGAGATGGAGCGCTGGAACTACCAGCGCCCCTTCGAGCTCGTGGAGTTCCCGGCTCCGGCCCACTACGTGGTCAACGCCGACTACGTGACCACCGAGGACGGCACCGGTCTGGTCCACCAGTCCCCCGCCTTCGGTGAGGACGACCTCAAGGTCTGCCGCTCGTACGGCCTCCCGGTCGTGAACCCGGTGCGCCCCGACGGCACCTTCGAGGAGGACGTACCGCTCGTGGGCGGTGTCTTCTTCAAGAAGGCCGACGAAAAGCTCACCGAGGACCTCCAGGACCGCGGTCTGCTGTTCAAGCACATCCCGTACGAGCACAGCTATCCGCACTGCTGGCGCTGTCACACCGCGCTCCTCTACTACGCGCAGCCGTCCTGGTACATCCGCACGACGGCCATCAAGGACCGCCTCCTCCAGGAGAACGAGAAGACCAACTGGTTCCCCGACTCGGTCAAGCACGGCCGCTTCGGCGACTGGCTGACCAACAACGTCGACTGGGCCCTGTCCCGCAACCGCTACTGGGGCACCCCGCTGCCCATCTGGCGCTGCGAGGAAGGCCACTTGACGTGCGTGGGCTCGCGCGCCGAGCTCTCCGACCTGACGGGCACCGACCAGTCGGAGCTCGACCCGCACCGCCCGTACATCGACGCGGTGACCTTCCCGTGCCCGACCTGCCAGGAGACCGCGACGCGCGTCCCCGAGGTCATCGACGCCTGGTACGACTCCGGTTCGATGCCGTTCGCGCAGTGGGGCTACCCGCACAAGAACAAGGAGCTCTTCGAGAGCCGGTACCCGGCGCAGTTCATCTCGGAGGCCATCGACCAGACACGCGGCTGGTTCTACACGCTGATGGCGGTCGGCACGCTCGTCTTCGACAAGTCGTCCTACGAGAACGTGGTCTGCCTCGGCCACATCCTCGCCGAGGACGGCCGCAAGATGTCCAAGCACCTGGGCAACACCCTGGACCCGATCCCGCTGATGGACCAGCACGGCGCCGACGCCGTGCGCTGGTTCATGGCGGCGGGCGGCTCCCCGTGGGCGGCACGCCGCGTGGGCCACGGCACGATCCAGGAGGTCGTCCGCAAGACGCTCCTGACGTACTGGAACACGGTCGCCTTCCAGGCCCTGTACGCCCGTACGTCGAAGTGGGCCCCCAGCGACGCCGACCCGGCGCCCGCGGAGCGCCCGCTCCTGGACCGCTGGCTGCTCAGCGAGCTGCACGCGCTCACCGACCAGGTCACGCAGGCTCTGGAGGGCTACGACACCCAGCGGGCGGGCAAGCTCCTGTCCACGTTCGTCGACAACCTCTCGAACTGGTACGTACGCCGCTCCCGGCGCCGCTTCTGGCAGGGCGACAAGGCGGCCCTGCGCACCCTGCACGAGGTCCTGGAGACGGTCACCCGCCTCATCGCCCCGCTGACGCCGTTCATCGCGGAGCGCGTCTGGCAGGACCTGGTGGTGTCCGTCACCCCGGACGCCCCGGAGTCGGTCCACCTGACGTCCTGGCCCGAGGCCGACCTGTCGGCGATCGACCCGGACCTGTCGCGGCAGATGGTGCTCGTGCGTCGCCTGGTGGAGCTGGGCCGCGCCACGCGCGCGGAGTCGGGCGTCAAGACCCGCCAGCCGCTGTCCCGCGCCCTGGTCGCTGCCACCGGCTTCGAGTCGCTCAACCCGGAGCTGCACGCCCAGATCACCGAGGAGCTCAACGTCTCCTCCCTTGCGTCGCTCTCCGAGGTCGGCGGCTCACTGGTGGACACGACCGCGAAGGCGAACTTCCGCGCCCTGGGCAAGCGCTTCGGCAAGGGCGTCCAGGCGGTCGCCAAGGCCGTCGCCGACGCGGACGCCGCCGCGCTGTCCCTGGCCCTGCGCGAGGGCACGGCGTCGGTCGAGGTCGACGGCGAGAAGATCACGCTGGCCCCGGATGAGGTCATCATCACGGAGACCCCGCGCGAGGGCTGGTCGGTGGCGTCCGACTCCGGTGCCACGGTCGCCCTCGACCTGGAGATCACCGAGGAGCTGCGCCGGGCGGGCCTCGCCCGTGACGCGATCCGCCTGATCCAGGAGGCCCGCAAGAACAGCGGCCTGGACGTCGCGGACCGGATCGCCCTGCGCTGGACCTCCACGGACCCGGCCGTGGTCACGGCCCTGTCCGACCACGCCGACCTCATCGGGGACGAGGTCCTCGCCACGGCCTTCTTGAATGAGCACAGCGCCCAGGGCGAGGCCGACGAGGCGTACGGCGAGACGTTCACGGACGAGTCCCTGTCCCTGACGTTCCGCCTCCGCAAGGCGTAA
- a CDS encoding DUF1059 domain-containing protein, producing the protein MRKTADCREFPSETNCTLAISGEEEEVVRAASEHAVSVHGHTDSPELRKMVRDSLRDEVPQHA; encoded by the coding sequence ATGCGCAAGACAGCCGACTGCCGCGAATTCCCGAGCGAGACCAACTGCACCCTCGCCATCTCCGGCGAAGAGGAGGAAGTGGTCCGCGCCGCCAGCGAGCACGCCGTGTCCGTCCACGGGCACACCGACAGCCCGGAGCTGCGGAAGATGGTCCGCGACTCCCTCCGGGACGAGGTCCCCCAGCACGCCTGA
- a CDS encoding TraR/DksA family transcriptional regulator, whose amino-acid sequence MVAKKTAVQDSASGRSTGAATQGAGGTHGSHGTHEAAKPVGEKAAAKKTAAKKTTKKAAAKKAVAKKAAVKKAVAKKAVVKVADAGKKTAAGEGPAKEPTAAKKAPAAKKAPTAKKTAAKKSTAKKSTAKKTAATAAEGAAQAAETTGATTVVTKKTPGTATAAKKPTAVPKARVAAAEPGELAVRPGEDPWTPDEVEEARAELQSEALRLGAEISSSEDALAGLMRDSGDGAGDDDADTGTKNITREHEMSLAANAREMLEQTERALERLDAGTYGICENCGNPIGKARMQAFPRATLCMDCKQKQERRY is encoded by the coding sequence ATGGTGGCGAAGAAGACCGCCGTACAGGATTCGGCGTCAGGCAGATCCACGGGCGCGGCCACACAGGGAGCAGGCGGAACGCACGGTTCCCACGGCACGCACGAGGCCGCGAAGCCCGTCGGCGAGAAGGCTGCGGCCAAGAAGACCGCAGCGAAGAAGACCACGAAGAAGGCGGCCGCCAAGAAGGCCGTCGCCAAGAAAGCGGCGGTCAAGAAGGCCGTCGCCAAGAAGGCGGTCGTCAAGGTCGCCGATGCCGGCAAGAAGACGGCAGCCGGGGAGGGCCCCGCCAAGGAGCCCACCGCGGCCAAGAAGGCTCCCGCCGCCAAGAAGGCTCCGACGGCGAAGAAGACAGCTGCCAAGAAGAGCACCGCCAAGAAGAGCACAGCCAAGAAGACGGCCGCGACAGCGGCCGAGGGTGCGGCTCAGGCCGCGGAGACGACGGGAGCCACGACAGTGGTCACGAAGAAGACTCCGGGCACGGCGACGGCAGCGAAGAAGCCGACGGCGGTGCCCAAGGCACGTGTCGCCGCCGCGGAGCCCGGTGAGCTGGCGGTCCGGCCCGGCGAGGACCCCTGGACCCCGGACGAGGTCGAGGAGGCCCGCGCGGAGCTCCAGAGCGAGGCGCTGCGGCTCGGAGCCGAGATCTCCTCCTCCGAGGACGCCCTCGCGGGGCTGATGCGTGACTCCGGGGACGGCGCGGGCGACGACGACGCGGACACCGGCACGAAGAACATCACGCGGGAACACGAGATGTCGCTGGCCGCCAATGCGCGCGAGATGCTCGAACAGACCGAGCGCGCCCTGGAGCGCCTCGACGCAGGGACGTACGGCATCTGCGAGAACTGCGGCAATCCCATCGGCAAGGCGCGGATGCAGGCCTTCCCGCGCGCGACCCTGTGCATGGACTGCAAGCAGAAGCAGGAGAGGCGCTACTGA
- the lspA gene encoding signal peptidase II, translating into MAEAERIIGTPDIPEAAGTEPEQSASGSGEATGRSEQGERAAKDERTSSDEQASPDEQRPKGKRKILVLFAVAVLAYALDLVSKMIVVAKLEHHEPIEIIGDWLQFNAIRNAGAAFGIGEAFTVIFTCIAAAVIVVIARLARKLYSMPWAIALGMLLGGALGNLTDRIFRAPGVFEGAVVDFIAPKGFAVFNLADSAIVCGGFLIVILSFRGLDPDGTVHKD; encoded by the coding sequence GTGGCAGAGGCGGAGCGCATCATCGGTACGCCGGACATCCCTGAGGCGGCTGGGACCGAGCCGGAGCAGTCCGCCTCGGGCTCCGGCGAGGCGACGGGGCGAAGCGAGCAGGGCGAGCGGGCCGCCAAGGACGAGCGGACCTCGTCGGACGAGCAGGCCTCGCCGGACGAGCAGCGCCCCAAGGGCAAGCGCAAGATCCTCGTCCTGTTCGCGGTGGCCGTGCTGGCGTACGCCCTGGACCTCGTCAGCAAGATGATCGTCGTCGCGAAGCTCGAGCACCACGAGCCGATCGAGATCATCGGCGACTGGCTGCAGTTCAACGCCATCCGGAACGCGGGCGCCGCCTTCGGGATCGGCGAGGCCTTCACCGTGATCTTCACCTGCATCGCGGCGGCCGTGATCGTCGTGATCGCCCGCCTGGCCCGCAAGCTCTACAGCATGCCGTGGGCGATCGCCCTGGGCATGCTGCTCGGCGGCGCCCTGGGCAACCTCACCGACCGGATCTTCCGCGCCCCCGGCGTGTTCGAGGGAGCGGTGGTCGACTTCATCGCGCCGAAGGGCTTCGCGGTGTTCAACCTCGCGGACTCGGCGATCGTGTGCGGCGGCTTCCTGATCGTGATCCTGTCCTTCCGCGGCCTCGACCCGGACGGGACCGTCCACAAGGACTGA
- a CDS encoding RluA family pseudouridine synthase yields the protein MSTIPEIRTLPVPDGLEGERVDAAISRMFGFSRTKAAELAAAGKVMVDGSVVGKSERVHGGAWLEVEMPQAPAPVQIVAEPVEGMEIIHDDDDILVIVKPVGVAAHPSPGWTGTTVIGGLAAAGYRISTSGAAERQGIVHRLDVGTSGLMAVAKSERAYTSLKRQFKERTVDKRYNALVQGHPDPMSGTIDAPIGRHPNHDYKWAVTAEGKPSVTHYDLIEAFRAASLLDIKLETGRTHQIRVHMAAHRHPCVGDLTYGADPTLAKRLGLTRQWLHAVRLGFEHPGDGQWVEFESTYPDDLQQALDRVRAESS from the coding sequence GTGAGCACGATTCCCGAGATCCGTACCCTGCCCGTGCCGGACGGCCTGGAGGGCGAGCGCGTAGACGCCGCCATCTCTCGCATGTTCGGTTTTTCCCGCACGAAGGCCGCCGAGCTGGCGGCGGCAGGCAAGGTGATGGTCGACGGCAGCGTGGTCGGCAAGTCCGAGCGTGTGCACGGCGGCGCCTGGCTGGAGGTGGAGATGCCGCAGGCGCCCGCTCCGGTGCAGATCGTCGCCGAGCCCGTCGAGGGCATGGAGATCATCCATGACGACGACGACATCCTCGTGATCGTCAAGCCGGTCGGTGTGGCCGCGCACCCGAGCCCCGGCTGGACCGGCACCACGGTGATCGGCGGCCTCGCGGCCGCCGGGTATCGCATCTCGACCTCGGGCGCCGCCGAGCGCCAGGGCATCGTGCACCGCCTCGACGTGGGCACGTCCGGTCTGATGGCGGTCGCCAAGTCGGAGCGCGCGTACACCTCCCTGAAGCGCCAGTTCAAGGAGCGCACGGTCGACAAGCGCTACAACGCGCTGGTGCAGGGCCACCCCGACCCGATGAGCGGCACGATCGACGCACCCATCGGGCGCCATCCGAACCACGACTACAAGTGGGCGGTCACGGCCGAGGGCAAGCCCTCCGTCACGCACTACGACCTCATCGAGGCGTTCCGCGCGGCCTCCCTGCTCGACATCAAGCTGGAGACGGGCCGCACGCACCAGATCCGCGTGCACATGGCGGCCCACCGGCACCCGTGCGTGGGCGACCTGACGTACGGCGCCGACCCCACGCTCGCCAAGCGGCTCGGCCTCACGCGCCAGTGGCTGCACGCGGTGCGGCTCGGCTTCGAGCACCCCGGTGACGGGCAGTGGGTGGAGTTCGAGAGCACCTATCCGGACGACCTCCAGCAGGCGCTCGACCGGGTGCGGGCCGAGAGCTCATGA